Proteins co-encoded in one Desulfitobacterium hafniense DCB-2 genomic window:
- a CDS encoding cytochrome b subunit of the bc complex: MDINKKELDKDTVPFFPNHLTTEVSVALGILGVVFFLAGVIPKDLGPPANPVMTPAHIEPDWYFMWLFGLLKIVPQLLGLLIPALLVVGVILLPWLDKSTSRRPEERPWVIIGAEIVLILMVVLTYIALHF, encoded by the coding sequence ATGGACATCAATAAAAAGGAATTGGATAAGGATACGGTACCCTTTTTTCCAAACCATTTAACCACTGAAGTGAGTGTAGCCCTTGGTATTCTTGGCGTTGTTTTCTTTCTGGCTGGAGTAATCCCCAAGGACTTGGGGCCGCCGGCCAATCCTGTCATGACCCCTGCCCATATTGAACCGGATTGGTATTTTATGTGGCTTTTTGGTCTGTTAAAGATTGTCCCTCAGCTTTTGGGCTTGCTGATTCCGGCCCTTCTGGTTGTAGGCGTCATCTTATTGCCATGGCTGGATAAAAGTACATCCCGCCGGCCTGAAGAAAGGCCATGGGTTATTATCGGAGCGGAGATCGTACTGATCCTAATGGTGGTTTTAACGTATATTGCCTTGCATTTTTGA
- a CDS encoding sigma-54-dependent transcriptional regulator, whose translation MSEDRHIVIIDDEPDMLETCARVIHRMGYKCTTYEDSCEALEEIYRLQPDLIITDIKMPQCDGFEVLEKAKVCTPKARVIVITGYASVDSAVQAMKEGAYDYLSKPFPIEQLQLTINKALQHIALTEENQLLRAQLQEGLNTDNIIGARGGLQDVFETIGKISNSDASILILGESGTGKEVIARAIHKNSRRSTGPFIPVDCASLPENLLESELFGYERGAFTGANTTKQGLLEMAHGGTLFLDELGELTPAMQAKLLRTLEERAIRRVGGNRLINIDIRVLAATNRDLEKAIRAKEFREDLYYRINVITLKLPVLHERQQDIPLLVNHFCKKFSQDMNKKVSGFTPEAMQAMKSYAWPGNIRELRNVVERAISLSGSEMVEISDLPEKVIGGQKKILPEQENLGAFSFHEAKDICLKRFEMEYLKELLDKHHGNITQAAKSAGMDRKTIHRLINKYDLQR comes from the coding sequence ATGAGTGAGGATCGACATATCGTTATCATCGACGATGAACCGGATATGCTGGAAACCTGTGCCAGGGTTATCCATCGGATGGGCTATAAATGTACGACCTATGAAGATAGCTGCGAGGCTTTGGAGGAGATTTACAGGCTGCAGCCTGACCTGATCATAACCGATATCAAAATGCCTCAATGCGATGGCTTTGAAGTCCTGGAAAAAGCTAAAGTATGTACTCCCAAGGCCAGAGTCATTGTGATCACAGGGTATGCTTCGGTGGACTCAGCTGTACAGGCCATGAAAGAAGGGGCCTACGATTATCTCTCCAAGCCCTTCCCCATCGAACAGCTGCAGCTGACCATCAATAAGGCCCTTCAACATATCGCCTTAACAGAGGAAAATCAACTGCTGCGGGCTCAGCTACAGGAAGGTTTGAACACTGATAATATTATTGGCGCACGGGGAGGACTGCAGGATGTCTTTGAGACGATTGGCAAGATTTCCAATAGCGATGCGTCCATCCTTATCCTGGGAGAAAGCGGTACAGGGAAAGAAGTTATCGCCCGGGCTATTCACAAAAACAGCCGGCGTTCTACAGGGCCCTTTATTCCCGTGGATTGTGCGTCCTTACCGGAAAATTTATTAGAGAGTGAATTATTTGGTTATGAAAGAGGAGCCTTTACAGGGGCGAACACGACCAAGCAGGGTTTGTTGGAAATGGCCCATGGGGGAACTCTCTTTCTGGATGAATTGGGAGAACTGACCCCGGCCATGCAGGCCAAGCTTTTAAGAACATTGGAAGAACGGGCGATCCGAAGAGTTGGAGGCAATCGCTTGATCAATATCGATATTCGGGTTTTGGCCGCTACCAATCGTGATTTGGAAAAAGCAATCCGGGCCAAAGAATTCAGAGAAGATCTCTATTATCGAATCAACGTCATTACCCTCAAGCTCCCTGTCTTGCATGAACGGCAGCAGGACATTCCCTTGCTGGTCAATCATTTCTGTAAGAAGTTTTCCCAGGATATGAATAAGAAGGTAAGCGGCTTCACTCCCGAGGCCATGCAGGCCATGAAAAGCTATGCCTGGCCGGGGAACATCCGCGAACTGCGTAATGTTGTGGAAAGGGCCATCTCCCTATCGGGATCAGAGATGGTTGAAATTTCCGATCTGCCGGAAAAAGTCATTGGCGGACAAAAAAAGATTCTCCCTGAGCAGGAGAATCTGGGAGCCTTTTCTTTTCACGAGGCTAAGGATATTTGCTTGAAGAGATTTGAGATGGAATACCTTAAGGAACTTTTGGACAAACATCATGGCAATATTACTCAAGCGGCCAAATCAGCCGGGATGGATCGCAAAACAATCCATAGGCTGATCAATAAGTATGATTTGCAGAGGTAG
- a CDS encoding nitrous oxide reductase accessory protein NosL, protein MSRKIMVVLLSLWCLFLTGCSSGDAAGTPREIDPTIDICPVCRMSVIDEHFAAQIIDSQGQVEIFDDIGCMSIFMRRLEAGAQDSILATYVKDFQNMEWIQAQEAFYVQGRIDTPMSFGIVAFAAEETARKFAQEVGGKQLTWEQVLTEPLTIGLDIEFNQEDFNVQDLDTGEMREERGN, encoded by the coding sequence ATGAGTCGCAAGATAATGGTGGTTTTGCTTTCTCTCTGGTGTTTATTCCTTACAGGATGTTCGTCAGGAGACGCTGCCGGGACTCCCCGGGAAATTGACCCTACTATTGATATTTGCCCCGTCTGCAGGATGAGTGTCATTGATGAGCATTTTGCGGCCCAGATTATTGACAGTCAGGGGCAAGTTGAGATTTTTGATGATATAGGATGTATGTCGATCTTTATGCGAAGATTGGAAGCGGGGGCACAGGATAGTATTTTAGCCACTTATGTCAAAGATTTCCAGAACATGGAATGGATCCAGGCCCAGGAGGCCTTTTATGTACAAGGCCGGATCGATACTCCTATGAGTTTTGGAATCGTAGCCTTTGCAGCCGAGGAGACGGCCCGGAAATTTGCCCAAGAGGTGGGAGGGAAACAGCTGACCTGGGAACAGGTTCTGACAGAGCCCTTAACCATCGGCTTGGATATAGAATTTAATCAGGAAGATTTTAATGTCCAGGACCTGGATACAGGAGAAATGCGGGAAGAGAGGGGAAATTAG
- a CDS encoding cytochrome b N-terminal domain-containing protein, producing the protein MSWCKGRLFSVAIEPKEVGVKDMFKEIAEHPVPRHARNFIFCFGGISFLLFLVQVVTGIVLAVYYNPTMEGAYQSVMFINDEVFMGKALRSVHNIAANLMLIMVVLHFLRVVFTGAYKPPRQFNWVVGVLLLLLVILFCFTGYLLPLDQVGYWAAIIGTKILGSIPIVGDQLLLLGQAGTKITDHTLMRFFIIHIVVLPVVVIVLLIAHFLMIRKQGISGPL; encoded by the coding sequence ATGTCATGGTGCAAAGGGAGGTTGTTTAGCGTGGCGATTGAACCTAAAGAGGTCGGAGTAAAAGACATGTTTAAGGAAATCGCTGAACATCCTGTCCCCAGGCATGCCCGTAATTTCATATTCTGTTTTGGCGGGATCTCCTTTCTGTTGTTCTTGGTTCAGGTTGTTACAGGTATCGTGCTGGCGGTTTACTATAACCCGACCATGGAAGGCGCCTATCAGAGCGTGATGTTTATCAATGATGAAGTTTTCATGGGCAAAGCTTTGCGTTCGGTTCATAACATTGCGGCTAACCTGATGCTGATTATGGTGGTTCTGCATTTCTTGCGGGTTGTGTTTACCGGCGCCTACAAGCCGCCTCGTCAGTTCAATTGGGTAGTGGGTGTGCTCCTGCTGCTTTTAGTCATTTTATTCTGTTTCACAGGCTATCTTTTGCCGCTGGATCAGGTGGGTTACTGGGCGGCAATTATCGGCACCAAGATATTGGGGTCAATTCCTATCGTCGGTGATCAGCTCTTGTTGCTGGGCCAGGCCGGAACCAAGATTACGGACCATACCCTGATGAGGTTCTTTATTATCCATATCGTAGTACTGCCGGTGGTTGTCATAGTGTTGCTGATTGCGCACTTTTTAATGATTCGTAAACAGGGGATTTCCGGTCCACTGTAG
- a CDS encoding ubiquinol-cytochrome c reductase iron-sulfur subunit, whose amino-acid sequence MENNNKGEISRRKFLGIMTGVPLVLSVGTPAVAVGKMISPPEALRPLPPRMAILKEDELLEKPKEIIYDGLPAMIFKKGNEYRAFSRVCTHLGCTVMWNEAEKRFECPCHGGIFDEDGNVLEGPPPKPLTRLRAWVEDGYVMVQREVV is encoded by the coding sequence ATGGAGAACAACAATAAAGGGGAAATATCAAGACGCAAATTCCTCGGCATCATGACCGGGGTACCCTTGGTTTTGAGTGTGGGAACCCCCGCAGTTGCAGTAGGAAAGATGATCAGTCCCCCCGAGGCCTTAAGGCCCCTTCCTCCGCGAATGGCAATTCTCAAGGAAGATGAACTTTTGGAGAAGCCCAAAGAAATCATCTATGATGGCCTTCCCGCTATGATCTTCAAAAAAGGCAATGAATATCGGGCCTTTTCCAGGGTCTGCACCCATCTCGGCTGCACGGTAATGTGGAATGAGGCGGAGAAACGCTTTGAATGCCCTTGTCATGGCGGCATATTCGATGAAGACGGGAATGTTCTGGAGGGACCGCCGCCCAAACCTTTAACCCGTTTAAGGGCCTGGGTGGAAGATGGTTATGTCATGGTGCAAAGGGAGGTTGTTTAG
- the nosZ gene encoding Sec-dependent nitrous-oxide reductase has protein sequence MEKGLFKKIVLSLAGLLVGLVIAVYLSAQLNPEAEAAAAFGGKNISVDGVPDDVVQAALKTYVPPGQLDEYYMFASGGHSGNVFVYGVPSMRRIRTIPVFTPESAVGYGWTTESKEMLGEWSWGDVHHPALSETKGDYDGRWLFVNDNANSRAARIDLDSFRTSQILDIPNIYGPHSAVFMTPNSEYFMLGSRFAGPIPYGTYSPIENLSKDYNCVLAAVAIDPNNGEMSVGWEVLMPPWSFDLSDAGKLDSEGWAFLTTYNTEEAYELLEVNASQREMDYVVALNWKMLEQAANEGKYKIVDGVKMIDPLDVPGSVYLVPAMKSPHGVDVTPDGKYFIANGKVAPVATVFSFEKFKECIDNKDFQGEERGFPVVNYEKVRVAEVPVGLGPLHTQFDGNGYAYTTLFIDSTIAKWSLDTFEVVDVTPVHYCPGHLCAAEGDTVSPDGKYLVSLNKLAKDKFLSVGPSHPESAQLIDLTTDKMKILMDVPTDPEPHFAQMIKADKITTWEVFEKDPSQPGAVYEKENARIERDGNNVTVYQMGFRSRYYPDHVEVNEGDHVTWYLTNTDFDEDITHGFGICLYDLNAEAQPGETIKFEFVADKAGVYPFYCTNFCSALHQEMQGWFIVKPKGL, from the coding sequence GTGGAAAAAGGACTGTTTAAGAAGATTGTATTGTCCCTGGCAGGGCTGCTGGTTGGCCTGGTCATAGCTGTTTACTTATCCGCCCAGCTTAATCCCGAGGCGGAGGCGGCTGCTGCCTTCGGCGGGAAAAATATATCTGTGGACGGAGTGCCTGACGATGTGGTGCAGGCGGCTCTGAAAACCTATGTGCCACCCGGTCAGCTGGATGAGTATTATATGTTTGCCTCAGGGGGCCATTCCGGTAATGTCTTCGTCTATGGTGTGCCATCCATGCGGCGGATTAGAACAATTCCGGTATTTACCCCCGAGTCCGCCGTGGGGTATGGCTGGACGACGGAATCCAAGGAAATGCTTGGCGAATGGAGCTGGGGGGATGTCCATCATCCTGCTTTGAGCGAGACCAAGGGAGATTATGACGGGCGCTGGCTTTTTGTCAATGATAATGCCAACAGCAGGGCCGCCCGGATCGATCTGGATTCCTTCAGGACTAGTCAAATTTTGGATATTCCTAATATTTATGGACCCCACAGCGCTGTATTTATGACACCTAACTCCGAATACTTTATGCTGGGGTCCCGCTTTGCCGGACCGATACCCTATGGGACCTATTCTCCCATTGAGAATTTATCAAAAGATTATAATTGTGTTTTAGCAGCAGTAGCTATCGACCCCAATAATGGTGAGATGAGCGTGGGGTGGGAAGTGCTGATGCCCCCCTGGTCCTTCGATTTATCGGATGCCGGTAAGCTGGACAGTGAGGGCTGGGCCTTTCTGACGACCTATAATACTGAGGAGGCCTATGAGCTGCTGGAGGTCAATGCCTCCCAGCGGGAAATGGATTATGTGGTCGCTTTAAATTGGAAAATGCTTGAACAGGCGGCCAATGAAGGAAAATACAAAATAGTTGATGGCGTCAAAATGATTGATCCCCTGGATGTACCGGGCTCCGTCTACTTGGTCCCGGCTATGAAGAGCCCCCATGGTGTGGATGTCACACCGGATGGAAAGTATTTTATTGCTAACGGAAAAGTGGCTCCGGTAGCTACCGTATTCAGCTTTGAGAAATTCAAGGAATGCATTGACAACAAAGACTTCCAGGGCGAGGAACGAGGTTTCCCGGTTGTCAATTACGAGAAAGTAAGAGTGGCGGAAGTGCCGGTGGGCTTAGGACCATTGCATACTCAATTTGACGGCAACGGTTATGCCTATACCACCTTATTCATCGACAGTACTATTGCCAAATGGAGTCTGGACACCTTTGAGGTTGTCGACGTTACTCCGGTACATTATTGCCCGGGTCATCTGTGTGCTGCTGAGGGAGACACTGTCTCTCCGGACGGCAAGTATCTGGTCTCCTTAAATAAGCTGGCCAAGGATAAGTTCTTGTCCGTTGGGCCATCCCATCCCGAAAGCGCCCAGCTGATTGATTTAACCACGGATAAGATGAAAATCTTAATGGATGTTCCCACAGATCCTGAGCCTCACTTCGCTCAGATGATTAAAGCCGATAAGATTACGACCTGGGAAGTTTTTGAGAAGGATCCCAGTCAGCCGGGTGCTGTCTATGAGAAAGAAAATGCCCGCATTGAACGGGATGGCAACAATGTCACAGTCTATCAAATGGGCTTCCGCAGCCGCTATTACCCGGATCATGTGGAGGTCAATGAAGGGGATCATGTGACCTGGTATTTAACCAATACGGATTTCGATGAGGATATCACCCATGGCTTTGGTATTTGTCTGTATGACCTTAATGCGGAAGCACAACCGGGTGAGACGATAAAATTTGAATTTGTCGCCGATAAAGCGGGAGTCTATCCTTTCTATTGCACCAACTTCTGCTCGGCCCTCCATCAGGAAATGCAGGGCTGGTTTATTGTCAAACCAAAAGGCCTATAA
- a CDS encoding ABC transporter permease, with protein sequence MQLINVVTIAEKELLESIRSKWLGTFTVVFALIALLVSFFGLSSLGVGGQQGFNRVTASLLNLVLYLLPLIALVMGSATVAGEKEAGSLHVLLTQPIDKAEVIIGKFGGLALALIASILVGFGGAGVVIAWKTGSINITDYLMFVSLSMILAMVFLSIAILISVIVSRRAQGIGLGIFIWFLMILVYDFLAIGVAGLSNVSVIIPLLLLLLLANPADMVRVLVILQLGGEETFGPTLVALTRMLTQGSGELLLYGALLIWMIIPLLIAAILFGRKQDY encoded by the coding sequence ATGCAGCTGATCAATGTAGTGACCATAGCAGAAAAGGAACTATTGGAATCCATACGCAGTAAATGGTTGGGTACATTTACCGTGGTTTTTGCTTTAATCGCCCTTCTGGTTTCTTTTTTTGGTTTGTCCAGTCTTGGGGTTGGTGGGCAGCAGGGATTTAACCGGGTCACGGCCAGCCTTTTGAATCTGGTGCTGTATTTGCTGCCCTTGATTGCGCTTGTGATGGGCTCGGCGACGGTAGCCGGTGAAAAGGAAGCCGGCTCCCTTCACGTTCTCCTCACCCAGCCCATTGATAAAGCTGAAGTCATTATCGGCAAGTTCGGCGGTTTAGCCCTGGCTTTAATTGCTTCTATTCTGGTTGGCTTTGGTGGGGCGGGAGTCGTGATCGCCTGGAAAACAGGGTCCATCAATATTACGGATTATCTGATGTTTGTAAGCTTATCTATGATTTTAGCCATGGTATTCCTCAGTATCGCTATACTCATTTCTGTCATCGTCTCGCGAAGAGCTCAGGGGATCGGTTTGGGGATTTTTATTTGGTTTTTAATGATTTTAGTTTATGATTTTTTAGCTATAGGGGTGGCGGGCTTATCCAATGTATCTGTTATTATCCCCTTATTGCTGCTGCTTCTGCTGGCTAATCCGGCCGATATGGTACGTGTACTGGTCATTTTGCAGCTTGGCGGTGAAGAAACCTTTGGACCTACGCTGGTCGCTTTGACGAGGATGCTCACTCAGGGATCGGGGGAACTTTTATTATATGGAGCCCTTCTGATTTGGATGATCATACCTCTCCTGATTGCGGCAATTTTGTTCGGCCGCAAACAGGATTATTAG
- a CDS encoding ABC transporter ATP-binding protein — protein MEISLKNITHYYRDGTGDQVTPLRNIDLTMRSGDSLVLYGPSGCGKSTLLFILGCLLRPSEGQVDIDGRSLLHYGEKELAELRNRKMGFMFQACYLLPTLTVKENIMLPFWIQGGKARDGRTEKKTVELLLEQLELTERADFLPYQLSGGQRRRVAMARALANDPEVILADEPTAELDEEKKDFVGKWLGEQAGKKKIVVVATHDPQLAVYAGRVYSLSQGQLQEKILGKGAVYSSG, from the coding sequence ATGGAAATATCGTTAAAAAACATTACACACTACTACCGGGATGGGACGGGAGATCAGGTTACCCCCCTAAGAAACATTGACTTAACTATGAGGAGCGGGGATTCTCTCGTGCTCTATGGGCCGTCAGGTTGTGGCAAGAGTACGCTGTTGTTTATCCTGGGTTGCCTGTTAAGACCCTCGGAAGGACAGGTGGATATAGACGGGCGTTCCCTCCTCCACTATGGGGAAAAAGAGTTAGCCGAATTGAGAAATCGGAAGATGGGCTTCATGTTCCAGGCGTGCTATCTGCTTCCCACCTTGACCGTCAAGGAAAATATCATGCTTCCTTTCTGGATTCAGGGAGGGAAAGCAAGGGATGGCAGGACGGAAAAGAAAACGGTTGAGCTTTTGCTGGAACAGCTGGAGTTGACGGAACGGGCTGATTTTTTACCTTATCAGTTAAGCGGCGGCCAGAGGCGCCGGGTGGCTATGGCCAGGGCTTTGGCTAATGACCCGGAGGTGATTCTGGCTGATGAACCCACGGCGGAACTTGATGAGGAGAAAAAGGACTTTGTGGGAAAGTGGCTGGGGGAGCAGGCCGGAAAAAAGAAGATTGTTGTGGTTGCTACTCACGATCCGCAATTAGCGGTTTATGCCGGACGGGTTTATAGCTTAAGTCAGGGGCAGTTACAGGAAAAGATTTTGGGAAAGGGAGCCGTTTATAGCTCAGGATAG
- a CDS encoding DUF4418 family protein — MEVKLLNGKVTKVIGGLGAALGLLTALTPFQLAPVCQRLLELTSGKMTHMRCHYTGQGEVFLGIVVVLVSLIYLFNTSIPAQKALGGVLMILGCAVIILPTNLGIGVCMNPMECHTTARVLYVLGSLTIIDGLVAVFQEKLPVSPSKDIKA, encoded by the coding sequence ATGGAGGTTAAACTTTTGAACGGAAAAGTAACTAAGGTTATTGGCGGTTTGGGGGCGGCGCTGGGTCTATTGACCGCCTTGACTCCGTTCCAGCTTGCCCCGGTTTGTCAACGATTGTTGGAACTAACCTCAGGCAAGATGACCCATATGCGCTGCCATTATACAGGCCAAGGGGAGGTGTTTTTAGGCATAGTCGTTGTTTTGGTCTCCTTGATCTATCTGTTCAACACATCCATTCCCGCTCAAAAAGCCTTGGGTGGTGTGCTGATGATTTTGGGGTGTGCTGTAATTATCCTGCCTACAAATCTGGGAATTGGCGTCTGCATGAACCCGATGGAGTGCCATACCACCGCCAGAGTTCTCTATGTCCTGGGAAGTTTGACAATAATTGATGGGTTGGTTGCGGTCTTCCAGGAAAAGCTCCCTGTTTCGCCTTCTAAAGACATTAAGGCTTGA
- a CDS encoding NosD domain-containing protein, with protein sequence MKSKKNRRCFWLSLFLFLWIIPLSAHAATLEVQGGGSAESIQSALARAAPGDTIHVYSGTYVGKIVIDKAVSLIGIGMPILDGGGEGDVVSIKGDGVTFKGFQVMGSGKRLQDSDAGIKLYSAGNVIEDNKLTNNLFGMYLLKSPHNTLRNNTIIGRPAKNKLQASKKDEAGEAGTYDILPSFEGESGDGIHLFAASHNLIENNEITDTRDGIYFNYAHDNRLLYNHIDGVRYAIHYMYSDDNYFEGNIATNNVAGAAPMYSKRITFRENVFAYNRGHRSFGVLFSNCNDCLAEGNVFFGNTRGALFDVSYHNIFRNNLVAANDIGIDLISSSGFNTFTENNFMDNMEQIAFRAGRIGEGNVFYEEGTGNYWNDYRGFDLDQNGIGDTPYLTGDIFTYLMNKAPAVRLFLNSPAAKALEFAENMFPVIEIPKAEDAYPLIKPVAIEINGQFHIEKNQVSNKVFGAYSLLMLLIAGMITARAFGVSSQGIKRVENYLRGGQK encoded by the coding sequence ATGAAAAGCAAAAAGAATAGGCGCTGCTTTTGGCTGAGTCTGTTTCTTTTCCTGTGGATCATTCCGTTATCAGCTCATGCCGCTACCCTGGAAGTTCAAGGAGGCGGCTCGGCGGAGAGTATTCAATCTGCCCTGGCAAGGGCTGCTCCCGGGGATACTATTCATGTTTATAGCGGGACCTACGTGGGAAAGATTGTGATCGATAAGGCGGTATCCCTCATCGGAATTGGTATGCCGATTCTTGATGGGGGAGGTGAAGGAGATGTGGTCAGCATTAAAGGGGATGGAGTGACCTTTAAAGGGTTTCAAGTCATGGGCAGCGGCAAAAGATTGCAGGACTCCGATGCGGGGATCAAGCTCTATTCCGCCGGCAATGTCATTGAAGATAACAAGCTGACCAATAATCTCTTTGGGATGTATCTGCTGAAATCTCCTCATAATACGCTCCGCAATAATACGATTATCGGCAGACCTGCCAAAAATAAGCTGCAAGCATCAAAAAAAGACGAGGCTGGGGAGGCCGGCACCTATGACATTTTGCCTAGTTTTGAAGGGGAGAGCGGTGACGGAATTCATCTTTTTGCAGCATCCCATAATTTGATCGAGAATAATGAGATTACGGATACCAGGGATGGCATCTACTTCAACTATGCTCACGATAATCGGCTTTTGTATAACCATATTGATGGGGTGCGCTACGCCATTCACTATATGTATTCTGATGATAATTACTTTGAGGGAAATATTGCGACCAATAATGTGGCCGGAGCGGCCCCCATGTACTCCAAAAGAATAACCTTCCGTGAGAATGTTTTCGCCTATAACCGTGGTCACCGCTCTTTCGGAGTGCTGTTTTCCAATTGCAACGACTGTCTGGCCGAGGGGAATGTTTTTTTCGGCAATACCAGGGGGGCGCTCTTCGATGTGTCCTACCACAATATCTTCCGCAATAATTTGGTAGCCGCCAACGATATCGGCATCGATCTGATTTCCAGTTCGGGATTCAATACATTTACAGAAAATAATTTTATGGACAATATGGAGCAGATCGCTTTCCGGGCAGGGAGGATTGGGGAGGGGAATGTGTTCTATGAGGAGGGGACGGGCAACTATTGGAATGACTATCGGGGATTCGATCTGGATCAGAACGGGATAGGTGATACGCCCTATCTGACAGGAGATATTTTTACTTATTTAATGAATAAAGCGCCTGCTGTGCGTCTTTTCTTAAACAGTCCCGCTGCTAAAGCTTTGGAGTTTGCCGAAAACATGTTTCCGGTTATAGAAATCCCTAAAGCTGAAGATGCATATCCTTTAATCAAGCCGGTGGCGATAGAGATTAATGGGCAGTTTCACATCGAGAAGAATCAGGTTTCCAATAAGGTCTTTGGTGCTTATTCCCTGCTTATGCTCCTCATAGCAGGGATGATAACCGCCCGGGCCTTTGGGGTGAGTTCCCAGGGCATTAAACGGGTGGAGAATTATTTGAGAGGAGGCCAAAAATGA
- a CDS encoding ABC transporter permease, with translation MFAKLIWRNAKRRLWQQGLTLFVVVACAAALTAGILLVWGIEKGGQSAVDNLGADVMAIPADAHLEPGQVLFTGAPANIYMNSEVLKEIEKVPGVEAISAQFFSQTLNQGCCSLPEEYRLVGYDPQTDFLIRDLLAKGVGRDLKNTEVIVGGNVPAFLGDRVVVLAEPFDVAGYLEPMGGSIDDTIFVPIATARRLAGKSPYLQEYWQEAGSPEQLVSSVLIKTKDGADPNQVAKAIDRISGIKSVAAGKLFSELKEELLVIKEILRLLVVIICGITMASLASRYSSLVLERQQELALLRALGTERGNLFKLVMLETLCSGLAAAVMGCLAGYGLVLYLAKSLSKHSSFPFMLPGAAQLCAAGLGIIAFVLLICCLAAFWPARSSSRLDPVTALTEGELR, from the coding sequence ATGTTTGCAAAACTAATTTGGCGGAATGCCAAAAGACGGCTCTGGCAGCAGGGGCTCACCCTGTTTGTCGTCGTAGCCTGCGCTGCCGCCCTGACAGCCGGGATACTGTTGGTCTGGGGCATTGAGAAAGGGGGCCAAAGTGCCGTCGATAATCTGGGAGCGGATGTTATGGCTATACCGGCGGATGCCCACCTTGAACCAGGTCAGGTGCTGTTTACCGGGGCTCCTGCCAATATCTATATGAATTCAGAAGTATTGAAGGAGATTGAGAAGGTGCCCGGTGTGGAAGCCATATCGGCACAATTCTTCAGCCAGACGCTTAATCAGGGCTGTTGCAGCCTTCCGGAAGAATACCGGCTGGTTGGCTATGATCCACAGACGGACTTTCTGATCAGGGACTTATTGGCGAAGGGAGTGGGCAGGGATTTAAAGAACACGGAGGTTATTGTGGGCGGGAATGTGCCTGCTTTTCTAGGGGACCGGGTGGTGGTTTTAGCTGAACCCTTTGATGTTGCCGGTTACCTGGAACCCATGGGAGGAAGTATTGACGACACGATCTTTGTGCCCATTGCAACGGCCCGGAGACTGGCCGGAAAAAGTCCCTATTTACAGGAATATTGGCAGGAGGCCGGGAGCCCGGAACAGTTGGTTTCGTCGGTATTGATTAAAACAAAAGATGGGGCTGATCCGAATCAAGTTGCCAAAGCTATCGATAGGATCAGTGGAATTAAAAGCGTGGCAGCAGGGAAATTATTTTCCGAACTTAAAGAAGAATTGCTCGTGATTAAAGAAATTCTGCGTTTGCTGGTGGTCATTATTTGCGGCATTACCATGGCCTCCCTGGCGTCACGCTATTCCTCCCTGGTACTGGAGAGACAGCAGGAATTGGCTCTGTTGCGGGCACTGGGAACGGAAAGAGGGAACCTATTTAAGCTGGTCATGCTGGAAACCCTTTGCAGCGGACTGGCGGCTGCAGTCATGGGATGCCTGGCTGGATATGGCTTGGTTCTTTATCTGGCAAAGTCCCTGAGCAAGCACAGCTCCTTCCCCTTCATGCTGCCTGGGGCGGCTCAGCTTTGTGCCGCTGGCTTGGGGATTATCGCTTTTGTTCTTCTCATCTGCTGTTTAGCCGCCTTCTGGCCGGCCAGAAGTTCGTCACGCTTGGATCCCGTAACCGCTCTAACTGAAGGAGAGCTGAGGTAG
- a CDS encoding c-type cytochrome: MRGLVTGKLSKALGLNMVVVGLVMGFALFASYAVPLPEKAEAAGQAGYLTFQSTCTACHTVDTVQNYQGSSTWPEIIGLMKGYGAFMQEEEEAEILQYLEEAYPR; the protein is encoded by the coding sequence TTGCGGGGGTTGGTCACCGGAAAATTAAGCAAGGCTTTAGGGCTCAATATGGTTGTCGTTGGTTTGGTAATGGGATTTGCTCTTTTTGCATCCTATGCTGTTCCTCTTCCGGAAAAAGCAGAGGCCGCAGGGCAAGCAGGATATCTTACCTTTCAGTCGACCTGCACAGCCTGCCATACCGTGGATACTGTGCAGAATTATCAAGGTTCTTCCACTTGGCCGGAAATTATTGGCTTGATGAAGGGCTATGGGGCTTTCATGCAAGAGGAAGAGGAAGCAGAGATTCTTCAGTATTTGGAGGAAGCTTACCCCAGATAA